The following nucleotide sequence is from uncultured Erythrobacter sp..
GTCGCCAAGGCCGCGGCGCTAACGCGTGTACATCCCAAGACCTTGATACTCGGCAGCGATTCACTTGTAGTCGTTGAGGGAAAGCGCTTCGACAAGCCCACTTCTCGCGAGAATGCGGCTGAGCATCTGCGATATTTCTCCGGCAAGACCATCGAATTGCACAGTGCCGCTGCGTTGGTTCGCGATGATGTGTGCGAATGGAGCAATGCCGATATTGCGCGGCTGCAGGTTCGCGATCTGTCAGACGGCTTTATTGAGCACTATCTCGAGCGCGAATGGCCCGAGGTTGGCTACACCGTTGGGGTTTTCCGGATCGAAGCGATGGGCGTGCAATTGTTCGATGCAGTCGAAGGCGATCAGTTTACCGTGCTTGGCATGCCTCTGCTCCCGGTTCTTGGTGCGTTGCGCGAACACGGTGTCCTGAA
It contains:
- a CDS encoding Maf family protein — its product is MSAEKLILASKSASRRAMLDAAGVEYEAIPADIDERALEDGLTGASPPEIAEALSVAKAAALTRVHPKTLILGSDSLVVVEGKRFDKPTSRENAAEHLRYFSGKTIELHSAAALVRDDVCEWSNADIARLQVRDLSDGFIEHYLEREWPEVGYTVGVFRIEAMGVQLFDAVEGDQFTVLGMPLLPVLGALREHGVLKT